One segment of Pontibacter akesuensis DNA contains the following:
- a CDS encoding glycosyltransferase family 2 protein, whose translation MAKVTVLMPVYNAEKFLAEAMYSILVQTFPDFEFLIIDDASTDNSALIIQSYSDPRIRFYQNRKNLGVTATLNAGIELASCELIARMDADDISYPYRLEKQYQYLLAHPDCSLVSSLARVITEEGETVRVDNFASSYFYYNLTFICWIYHSSVMYRKAAVLDVGKYPTSYGEDYELWSQLMKKYKLANLPEVLLDYRLSSQSLTSATRKQENEQAGREQTLRNLRYYAGGHYNLPDDFLACFRHNFAPLLKKQRVDRILDCLRELDFITACILQKENINRNKTDIKAAAKYKRRFILSFYARNLPRHKGAALLLRDKSFLYLLQIACSHLARKFGRSVRLKGRETVGVRAAQQV comes from the coding sequence ATGGCCAAAGTAACCGTTTTGATGCCGGTGTACAACGCCGAAAAGTTTCTTGCGGAGGCTATGTACAGCATCTTGGTCCAGACGTTCCCTGATTTTGAGTTTCTGATCATCGATGATGCCTCCACTGACAACAGCGCGCTGATCATTCAATCCTATTCAGACCCGCGTATCCGCTTCTACCAAAACAGAAAGAATCTGGGAGTTACGGCCACGTTGAATGCGGGAATAGAACTGGCCTCCTGCGAATTGATTGCCCGTATGGATGCCGACGATATCAGTTACCCGTACCGGCTGGAGAAGCAATACCAGTACCTGCTAGCACACCCCGACTGTAGCCTTGTTTCCTCCCTGGCCCGGGTAATAACAGAAGAAGGGGAGACGGTGCGTGTCGATAACTTTGCTAGTTCCTACTTTTACTATAACCTCACGTTTATCTGCTGGATTTACCATTCATCGGTGATGTATCGGAAAGCGGCCGTGCTGGATGTCGGGAAGTATCCTACCTCCTACGGTGAAGACTATGAGCTTTGGAGCCAATTGATGAAGAAGTATAAGCTGGCGAACCTGCCAGAGGTGTTACTTGACTATCGTTTATCATCCCAGAGCCTGACCAGTGCTACCAGGAAACAGGAAAATGAGCAGGCTGGTCGGGAGCAAACGCTTCGTAACCTGCGCTACTATGCGGGAGGGCATTACAACTTGCCTGACGATTTTCTGGCTTGTTTCCGACATAACTTCGCGCCACTGCTCAAAAAGCAACGTGTGGATCGAATCCTTGACTGTCTGCGCGAACTTGATTTTATTACGGCTTGTATTCTTCAAAAAGAAAACATCAACCGGAACAAAACCGACATAAAAGCGGCCGCCAAGTATAAAAGGCGATTTATACTTTCCTTCTATGCCCGTAACCTGCCGCGCCACAAAGGTGCAGCGCTGCTGCTCCGCGACAAATCGTTCCTATACTTGCTGCAGATTGCCTGCTCGCACCTGGCCAGGAAGTTTGGCAGAAGCGTACGATTAAAAGGAAGGGAGACAGTAGGGGTTAGAGCAGCGCAGCAAGTATAA
- a CDS encoding glycosyltransferase family 2 protein, with translation MAESPKISIITCFLDVAPYLEETIQSVLRQEYENWELVLIDDGATDGSTAIALNYEAQYPGKILYLEHEGHQNRGASLSRNLGIAKSTGQLIAFLDADDVWQPRTLSQLVSLMQQHEVSLVCEATVYWYEWHNTGKANFVVPVGTAQDKVYQPPQLMERLYPLGSGAAPCICGMLVTREAVEKYGGFDDSFEGMYDDQALLVKLYLHERVYVSSTCTNWYRQRPGSLVHSSHTSGKYAQERKRFLGWLEAYLKAEQIHEPAIRGLLRKALFPYRHPLLYLLSHTSPKEALKSAKKLLPQKIRRFLKNRFSTKTTVPWPK, from the coding sequence ATGGCTGAATCGCCCAAAATATCCATCATTACCTGTTTTCTAGACGTTGCTCCCTATTTAGAAGAGACTATTCAGAGTGTGCTGCGGCAGGAGTATGAAAACTGGGAGCTCGTGCTGATTGACGATGGCGCTACCGATGGAAGCACAGCCATTGCCCTGAACTACGAGGCGCAGTACCCGGGCAAGATCCTGTATCTGGAGCATGAGGGGCATCAAAACAGAGGAGCCAGCCTGAGCCGTAACCTGGGCATTGCTAAAAGCACCGGCCAACTTATCGCATTTCTGGATGCTGATGATGTATGGCAGCCTCGTACTTTAAGCCAGTTAGTCTCCCTAATGCAGCAGCACGAGGTAAGCCTTGTTTGCGAAGCCACTGTATATTGGTATGAGTGGCACAATACCGGTAAAGCAAACTTTGTTGTACCTGTTGGCACCGCGCAGGATAAAGTATACCAACCACCTCAACTAATGGAGCGCCTTTACCCGCTGGGGAGTGGTGCGGCTCCCTGCATCTGCGGAATGCTGGTAACGCGCGAAGCGGTTGAAAAGTACGGTGGCTTTGACGATAGCTTTGAAGGGATGTACGATGATCAGGCCCTGCTGGTGAAACTGTACCTGCATGAGCGGGTGTACGTTTCCTCGACCTGCACCAACTGGTACAGGCAACGGCCCGGCTCGCTTGTGCACTCCTCGCATACCAGCGGAAAGTATGCGCAGGAGCGGAAGCGCTTTCTGGGGTGGCTTGAGGCCTATTTGAAAGCCGAGCAAATTCATGAGCCGGCAATACGAGGGCTGCTAAGGAAGGCGCTGTTCCCATACCGCCACCCTTTGTTATACTTGCTAAGCCATACTTCCCCAAAGGAGGCTTTGAAAAGCGCGAAGAAGCTGTTGCCACAAAAAATCAGGCGCTTCCTCAAAAACAGATTTTCCACCAAAACAACGGTGCCATGGCCAAAGTAA
- a CDS encoding polysaccharide deacetylase family protein yields MLVRLLNHLKRFYTDTALVLMYHRVASPVADPWQLAVSAANFEQQLQVLQQVGNVVPLTELVERIKSGKPLRKCISLTFDDGYSDNFLAAKPLLEKYGVPATFFITQHAIGAQQEFWWDELERIILQTPVLPQQLTLQFGGRNFFFDLEAETVLTQEMRRKHSTWNAEDEAPTLRALLYMQVWQLLSPLPYLEQRRLLEEISAWAGTGQAPRPENFSMSEEQLQSLARHALFELGGHTVHHPLLPAHQPEVQSQEISQNKVYLEELTGQRAHLFSYPSGKYNQDTLNVVQQGFTAACTTDHKGVSKATDLFQIGRFQVNNWDGAAFEKRITQWQRTL; encoded by the coding sequence ATGCTTGTCCGCCTGCTGAACCACCTGAAACGCTTCTATACCGACACAGCATTGGTATTGATGTACCACAGGGTGGCATCGCCTGTGGCCGATCCATGGCAGTTGGCTGTGAGTGCCGCTAATTTCGAGCAGCAGTTGCAGGTACTGCAGCAGGTGGGAAATGTGGTGCCTTTAACGGAGCTGGTGGAGCGGATAAAAAGCGGAAAGCCACTTAGGAAGTGTATTTCCCTGACCTTTGATGATGGCTATTCCGATAATTTTCTGGCGGCAAAGCCCTTGCTGGAGAAGTATGGTGTTCCGGCTACTTTTTTTATCACACAACATGCCATTGGGGCTCAGCAGGAGTTTTGGTGGGATGAGTTGGAACGCATTATACTTCAGACGCCCGTTTTGCCGCAGCAACTGACCCTGCAATTCGGCGGCCGTAACTTCTTTTTTGACCTGGAGGCAGAAACCGTGCTGACCCAAGAGATGAGGCGGAAACACAGCACCTGGAATGCGGAAGATGAAGCGCCCACCTTACGCGCGTTGCTGTACATGCAGGTATGGCAACTGCTAAGTCCGCTGCCATACCTGGAGCAGCGGAGGCTGCTGGAGGAGATCAGTGCGTGGGCCGGGACAGGCCAGGCACCGCGACCAGAAAATTTCAGCATGTCGGAGGAGCAGCTACAGTCGCTGGCACGCCATGCCTTGTTTGAACTGGGCGGGCATACCGTGCATCATCCTTTGTTACCGGCACACCAACCTGAGGTGCAGTCGCAGGAAATCTCGCAAAATAAAGTTTACCTGGAGGAGCTTACCGGCCAGCGCGCACACCTGTTTTCCTACCCCTCAGGCAAGTATAACCAAGATACCCTGAACGTGGTGCAGCAGGGCTTTACCGCAGCCTGCACCACAGATCATAAAGGAGTCAGTAAAGCCACAGACCTGTTCCAGATCGGGCGTTTTCAGGTGAACAACTGGGATGGCGCTGCTTTTGAAAAAAGAATAACACAATGGCAGCGCACCCTCTAA
- a CDS encoding class I SAM-dependent methyltransferase, which yields MKAFIKKHAPAFGLRWLHHKVLHKNYIPAVGKVATGDFGEVLPFSTAFGYDRGGPVDRYYIENFLEKEAASIKGRVLEIGDNEYTMLYGGINVKQSDILHIDESNKAASFIGDLSNAPHIPSNTFDCIVLTQTLHLIYDFKAALETCFRILKPGGAFLLTTPGITPIDKGEWKETWYWSFTDKAVERLLAEAFPGCAAAINYFGNVHVATAFLYGMGVQELTKAQLDFLDAQYQVIVTAKVTKAR from the coding sequence ATGAAGGCGTTTATCAAGAAACATGCACCTGCGTTTGGCTTACGATGGCTGCACCATAAGGTACTGCACAAGAACTATATACCGGCGGTAGGCAAAGTGGCCACCGGCGACTTCGGGGAGGTGCTCCCGTTCAGCACTGCTTTTGGCTACGACCGTGGCGGTCCGGTAGACCGGTATTACATCGAAAACTTTCTGGAGAAGGAGGCAGCAAGTATAAAAGGACGGGTTTTGGAGATTGGCGACAACGAATATACTATGCTGTACGGGGGCATCAACGTGAAGCAAAGCGATATTCTGCACATCGACGAAAGCAACAAGGCCGCATCGTTTATAGGAGACTTAAGCAATGCCCCGCACATTCCCAGTAATACTTTCGACTGCATTGTGCTGACGCAAACGCTGCACCTGATTTATGATTTTAAGGCTGCCCTGGAAACCTGTTTCCGCATCCTCAAGCCAGGAGGTGCTTTTTTGCTTACCACTCCCGGCATCACCCCCATTGATAAAGGCGAGTGGAAGGAAACATGGTACTGGAGCTTTACAGATAAAGCCGTGGAGCGCTTGCTGGCAGAGGCTTTTCCGGGTTGCGCGGCTGCTATCAACTATTTCGGGAATGTGCATGTGGCAACCGCCTTCCTATATGGCATGGGCGTGCAGGAACTCACAAAAGCGCAGCTTGATTTCTTGGACGCGCAGTATCAGGTGATTGTAACAGCGAAAGTTACCAAAGCACGTTAA
- a CDS encoding glycosyltransferase family 2 protein yields MPTVQDNIAAPLVSVVIPCYNHGAFLCKAIESVQRQTYRNIEILVIDDGSTDSTKAVATGYKGVRYLYQHNRGLSAARNTGIRNSTGAYILFLDADDWLYPQGIAHQVAYLEQHRLHAFVSGGFDEVFVDENRVQEVVQEVNENHYHRLLQGNYIGMVATVLFRRKALEEVLFDEGLKNCEDYDVFLKIARKHPVGHQTHKIAAYRYHNSNMSGNIPAMLQGVLHVLDNHRKELSAAEEERCSRDGRNVFINYYCRELYHKLRHKKTPINRQARQMLLKYKPTLYFKFLLTQLLLK; encoded by the coding sequence ATGCCCACAGTGCAGGATAACATAGCAGCGCCGCTGGTTTCGGTTGTAATTCCGTGCTACAACCATGGTGCGTTTCTTTGTAAGGCCATTGAGAGCGTGCAAAGGCAAACCTACCGAAACATAGAAATTCTGGTAATAGACGACGGCTCTACAGATAGCACAAAAGCCGTGGCTACAGGCTATAAAGGGGTAAGGTACCTCTACCAGCACAACCGGGGTCTGTCGGCTGCCCGAAACACTGGTATCCGGAACAGTACAGGAGCATACATCCTTTTTCTGGATGCCGACGATTGGCTGTACCCACAAGGAATAGCACACCAGGTGGCTTATCTGGAGCAGCACCGCCTGCATGCTTTCGTGTCAGGAGGCTTTGATGAAGTTTTTGTGGACGAGAACCGGGTACAGGAAGTGGTGCAGGAGGTAAACGAAAATCATTACCACAGGCTGCTACAGGGCAACTACATCGGCATGGTAGCTACAGTCCTGTTCCGTAGAAAAGCGCTGGAGGAGGTGCTCTTTGACGAAGGCCTGAAGAACTGCGAGGATTACGATGTGTTTCTGAAGATTGCGCGAAAGCATCCGGTAGGGCATCAGACACATAAGATCGCAGCCTACCGCTACCATAACTCCAACATGTCGGGAAACATCCCAGCCATGTTACAGGGGGTGCTGCATGTGCTGGACAATCACCGGAAAGAACTAAGCGCTGCCGAGGAGGAAAGGTGCAGCCGGGATGGAAGAAACGTTTTTATTAATTATTACTGCAGGGAACTATACCATAAACTGCGACACAAAAAAACTCCCATCAACCGGCAGGCGAGGCAAATGCTGCTGAAATACAAGCCTACCCTATATTTTAAATTTCTACTAACCCAGCTGCTCTTAAAATGA
- a CDS encoding glycosyltransferase, whose protein sequence is MPPVLPYHITHLHLHDVKSMPVPGVQQQGAYLVFWWKEFALGHLFIAPGEAQIEAEFYKKVTAAIAPALAFYTSTSEQERPGIAGMQFEAWKEWMETAFARWQTETVPEAVPVSVVICTRNRAVQLSRCLQLLMQSDCIPAEIVVVDNAPADDSTQEVVRQLENVRYVPEPRAGLDIARNTGVLHARFPLVAFIDDDVVVHPLWVYQVWQAFEDPEVAAITGLVLASALETEAQLIFEKHWSFNRGYTDKQYDANFFNATLAQGPPVWRIGAGANMAFRRSIFERTGLFNELLDAGAAGCNGDSEMWYRILAEGGKILYTPRAIVFHEHRRDMAGLKKQIYSYMRGHAAAALMQQQQHPQARYRKHLVNIFLINYSRAIIKGFPAYRFQYRTLWNQILGVFSGIAFYYRHRNKANRTTAKTYAHSAG, encoded by the coding sequence ATGCCGCCTGTTTTACCCTACCATATCACCCACCTACACTTGCACGATGTGAAAAGCATGCCTGTGCCTGGCGTGCAGCAGCAGGGTGCGTACCTGGTTTTCTGGTGGAAGGAGTTTGCCTTAGGGCACCTTTTCATCGCACCAGGGGAGGCACAAATAGAAGCCGAATTCTACAAAAAAGTTACTGCCGCCATAGCGCCCGCGCTTGCTTTTTATACTTCAACTTCAGAACAGGAGCGGCCAGGTATAGCGGGAATGCAGTTTGAAGCATGGAAGGAATGGATGGAGACAGCTTTTGCCCGGTGGCAAACGGAAACTGTTCCGGAAGCCGTTCCTGTTTCTGTCGTGATCTGCACCCGCAACCGGGCAGTGCAACTTAGCCGCTGCCTGCAGCTTTTAATGCAGTCGGACTGCATTCCCGCTGAAATTGTGGTGGTAGACAATGCCCCTGCCGATGATAGCACGCAGGAGGTGGTGCGGCAACTGGAAAATGTGCGGTATGTGCCGGAACCGAGGGCGGGGCTGGACATCGCCAGAAACACGGGTGTGCTGCATGCCCGTTTTCCTCTTGTTGCGTTCATAGATGACGATGTGGTGGTGCATCCCCTGTGGGTTTACCAGGTATGGCAGGCATTCGAAGATCCCGAAGTAGCGGCCATAACCGGCCTGGTGCTTGCATCGGCTCTGGAGACCGAAGCGCAACTGATCTTTGAGAAGCATTGGAGCTTTAACCGGGGCTACACGGATAAGCAGTATGATGCTAACTTTTTTAACGCTACGCTTGCGCAGGGGCCGCCGGTGTGGCGCATAGGCGCAGGGGCGAACATGGCCTTCCGCAGAAGCATATTTGAGCGTACAGGTCTTTTCAACGAGCTGCTCGATGCCGGTGCGGCAGGCTGTAACGGCGATTCTGAAATGTGGTACAGAATTTTGGCTGAAGGCGGAAAAATTCTGTACACTCCCAGGGCCATCGTGTTTCATGAACACCGCCGGGACATGGCAGGTCTGAAAAAGCAAATCTACAGTTACATGCGCGGGCATGCCGCCGCTGCCCTGATGCAGCAGCAGCAACACCCGCAGGCTAGGTACCGTAAGCACCTGGTCAATATTTTTTTAATCAATTACAGCCGCGCCATCATCAAGGGCTTTCCTGCGTACCGTTTCCAGTACCGTACGCTCTGGAACCAGATTCTTGGAGTGTTTTCAGGGATTGCCTTTTACTACAGACACCGAAACAAAGCTAACAGGACAACAGCAAAGACCTATGCCCACAGTGCAGGATAA
- a CDS encoding ABC transporter ATP-binding protein, with the protein MGEEVIRVEELSKLYRLGTIGTGSLRQDLQRWWSTSVLKKENPFFKLESEEAIAANKQFLWALKDINFSVNKGEALGIIGSNGSGKSTLLKIISRIVKPTSGTVHGNGKVSSLLEVGTGFHQELTGRENIYISGYILGMRRDEIKAKFDEIVAFSGIEKFIDTPVKRYSSGMYVRLAFAVAAHLEPDILIVDEVLAVGDADFQKKCLGKMREVSQADGRTILFVSHSMQAINNLCDRAIWLQRGKLMENGDVATVVNKYIAGVQKYRLKQSWESPAQAPGNEKVRFKSVELVPHLENPGDILDIRVPLTVKFQLWNMSDDVLLSTSLVLFSYTGECIFDLPSAAKLFDKGLIEGEVTIPGNFLNDGSYFITLVASRDNSIPLFEFEECLAFDLEDYRGDIKWFGKWWGAVRPQLPFRLTQKSDLVLH; encoded by the coding sequence ATGGGAGAAGAAGTTATAAGAGTGGAGGAGTTGTCGAAACTGTACCGCCTGGGCACTATCGGCACCGGCTCACTGCGGCAGGACTTGCAGCGCTGGTGGTCTACGTCTGTATTGAAAAAGGAGAATCCTTTTTTTAAGCTGGAGAGTGAGGAGGCTATTGCCGCTAACAAGCAGTTTTTGTGGGCGCTCAAAGACATTAACTTCAGCGTGAACAAAGGCGAGGCCCTAGGCATTATCGGGAGCAACGGCTCGGGCAAGTCCACCTTGTTGAAGATTATATCCAGAATAGTAAAACCCACCAGCGGCACCGTTCACGGCAACGGCAAAGTGAGCAGCCTGCTGGAGGTGGGAACGGGTTTTCACCAGGAACTCACGGGCAGAGAGAACATCTACATCAGCGGCTACATTTTAGGGATGCGGCGAGATGAAATTAAAGCCAAATTCGATGAAATTGTCGCTTTTTCAGGTATAGAAAAGTTTATTGATACGCCCGTGAAGCGCTATTCATCGGGTATGTACGTGCGGCTGGCCTTCGCGGTAGCGGCGCACCTGGAGCCGGATATTCTGATTGTGGATGAAGTGCTAGCTGTGGGTGACGCAGATTTCCAGAAGAAATGCCTGGGAAAAATGAGGGAGGTGTCGCAGGCTGATGGTAGAACCATTTTGTTTGTGAGCCACAGCATGCAGGCCATTAACAACCTCTGTGACAGGGCCATTTGGTTACAGAGGGGCAAACTCATGGAGAACGGAGATGTAGCCACTGTGGTGAACAAGTACATTGCCGGAGTGCAGAAGTACAGGCTGAAGCAAAGTTGGGAATCGCCGGCACAGGCGCCAGGCAATGAGAAGGTGCGTTTCAAATCAGTGGAGCTTGTCCCGCACCTCGAAAACCCAGGAGACATTCTGGACATTCGTGTGCCACTTACGGTGAAGTTCCAACTATGGAACATGAGCGATGATGTTCTGCTAAGCACCAGCCTTGTTCTTTTTTCCTATACCGGCGAATGCATATTTGATCTCCCGTCAGCCGCAAAACTGTTTGATAAGGGGTTGATAGAGGGAGAGGTTACTATTCCCGGCAACTTCCTGAACGATGGCTCTTATTTTATCACCCTGGTTGCCTCCAGAGATAATTCCATTCCCCTATTTGAGTTCGAGGAGTGCCTGGCCTTTGATTTGGAAGATTACCGGGGCGATATCAAATGGTTTGGGAAATGGTGGGGAGCCGTTCGGCCGCAGTTGCCTTTCCGCCTGACTCAGAAATCAGACCTGGTACTTCATTAG
- a CDS encoding ABC transporter permease → MSAAEKAWEWKIDSGTSYWGWNFKNLWSYRHLVGSLIRRDFLLNYQQTILGPVWVLLQPVLTLVTYVLVFGKLVGIPTGTIPPVLFYFSGIVLWNFFSDSFSGTAFTFKDNAHIFSKVYFPRIVMPLSVVSTHFIRFAIQLLLLLLLVAYYWLFLGLTFSFTSWVLVLPVVVAFVGMMGLALGLISSVLTAKYRDVINLVTLGIRLFMFVTPVIYSVLTVPEDVRWIVQINPLTPLFELFRFALLGEGAVTVLQLGYSMLFIVILLAGAVLVFNKQGDKLIDVV, encoded by the coding sequence ATGTCTGCAGCTGAAAAAGCCTGGGAGTGGAAAATAGATTCGGGAACAAGCTACTGGGGGTGGAACTTCAAAAATCTCTGGAGCTACCGTCATTTGGTGGGCAGCCTGATCCGGCGTGACTTTCTGCTGAATTACCAGCAAACTATACTTGGTCCGGTGTGGGTGTTGTTACAGCCTGTGTTAACACTGGTGACGTATGTGCTTGTTTTCGGAAAGCTGGTTGGTATTCCCACGGGCACTATTCCGCCGGTTCTGTTTTATTTCTCCGGCATAGTGCTTTGGAACTTCTTCAGCGACAGTTTTAGCGGAACGGCTTTCACCTTCAAAGACAATGCGCATATCTTCAGTAAAGTATACTTTCCGCGCATTGTTATGCCGCTATCGGTGGTAAGCACGCATTTTATCCGGTTTGCCATACAATTGCTGCTGCTGCTCTTGCTGGTGGCCTACTACTGGCTGTTCCTCGGACTAACATTTTCCTTCACCTCGTGGGTGCTGGTGCTGCCTGTGGTGGTGGCCTTTGTGGGAATGATGGGCCTGGCCCTGGGGCTTATCTCCTCTGTGCTCACGGCCAAGTACCGGGATGTTATCAACCTGGTAACACTCGGAATTCGGCTGTTCATGTTCGTAACCCCCGTTATTTATTCGGTACTGACCGTTCCGGAGGATGTGCGCTGGATTGTGCAGATTAACCCGCTGACACCGCTCTTTGAGTTGTTCCGGTTTGCCTTGTTGGGCGAAGGGGCAGTTACCGTATTGCAGTTGGGGTACAGCATGCTCTTTATCGTGATCTTGCTTGCCGGCGCCGTGCTTGTGTTCAACAAGCAGGGCGATAAATTAATAGACGTTGTGTAG
- a CDS encoding pseudouridylate synthase — MPQPLLPDTSLFTPFLEIPKALTLPAKFNYPFQYVPHPLSLLAAEKLQAYLREQQDWEHNFGLLQGQEGNIIGKMFGVLVVRTQKGQLGYLSAFSGKLAGGYHHAGFVPPVFDALQEGSFLNSGMQELTRINQEIKALQDLKEEENLNRIKRLQQLRKSNSIALQGKLFDQYHFMNQAGETKSLRHIFRKETHKNPPAGAGECAAPKLLHFAFQNNLTPISMAEFWWGLSPKSAHWKHGHYYPACREKCAPILAHMLQGMALEEQQR, encoded by the coding sequence TTGCCACAGCCCCTACTTCCTGACACCTCGCTTTTCACTCCTTTTCTGGAAATACCCAAAGCACTCACCTTACCTGCTAAATTCAACTATCCCTTTCAGTACGTACCTCACCCGCTTAGCCTGCTGGCTGCAGAAAAGCTACAGGCTTACCTTAGGGAGCAGCAGGACTGGGAACATAATTTTGGATTACTTCAAGGGCAGGAAGGAAATATAATTGGAAAAATGTTTGGGGTGCTGGTAGTGCGAACGCAGAAGGGACAACTTGGCTACCTTTCAGCGTTCTCAGGTAAACTTGCAGGCGGGTACCATCATGCAGGCTTTGTACCGCCGGTTTTTGATGCACTGCAGGAAGGCAGCTTTCTGAATTCTGGAATGCAGGAACTAACCCGCATTAATCAGGAAATAAAGGCGCTTCAGGACCTGAAAGAAGAGGAAAACCTGAACAGAATCAAAAGACTGCAACAGCTACGCAAATCAAACTCCATTGCCTTGCAGGGAAAACTGTTTGATCAATATCATTTCATGAATCAGGCCGGCGAAACAAAGAGCCTGCGGCACATTTTCAGGAAAGAGACGCATAAGAATCCTCCAGCCGGTGCCGGTGAATGCGCCGCTCCAAAACTTTTACACTTCGCCTTTCAAAACAATTTGACGCCCATATCTATGGCAGAGTTCTGGTGGGGACTGTCACCTAAATCTGCACACTGGAAACACGGCCACTACTACCCCGCCTGCCGCGAGAAATGCGCCCCTATTCTGGCACACATGCTACAGGGTATGGCGCTAGAGGAACAGCAGCGGTAA
- a CDS encoding asparaginase, which produces MDFVKVDIDTAAPENPEASILIIYTGGTIGMVFDEENKHLVPFNFSQIIEKVPELRQFNFLLTVVSLEPAIDSSNVTIADWHQLARLVEENYSYYDGFVILHGTDTMAYSASALSYMLENLQKPVIFTGAQVPIGRVRTDARENLISALQIAATKINGKSAVPEVCIYFHNLLLRGNRAKKVESSQYNAFKSENYPPLAKAGVNIDYFWSAVGKHTDYPFRVHYQFDDRVAILKLFPGITPSMVRSIVEAPEIRGLVLETFGAGNAPTAPWLLELLGGAIRRDVLILNVSQCDEGRVRQGNYETSRYLLELGVIGGADITTEAAITKLMYVLGQGLPYQESVLLLEQNLRGEITIEV; this is translated from the coding sequence ATGGATTTTGTGAAAGTAGACATCGACACCGCCGCACCCGAAAATCCAGAGGCGTCCATCCTGATTATATACACAGGTGGCACCATTGGGATGGTGTTTGATGAGGAAAATAAGCACCTGGTGCCCTTTAACTTCAGCCAGATTATTGAGAAGGTGCCGGAGCTGAGGCAGTTTAACTTCCTGCTCACGGTGGTGAGCCTGGAGCCCGCTATCGACTCCTCTAACGTAACGATTGCAGATTGGCACCAGCTGGCGCGCCTTGTAGAGGAAAACTACAGCTACTACGATGGCTTTGTGATTCTGCACGGCACCGACACCATGGCCTACAGTGCCTCTGCTTTAAGTTATATGCTGGAGAACCTGCAAAAGCCTGTCATCTTTACGGGGGCGCAGGTGCCTATTGGGCGTGTACGGACAGATGCACGGGAAAATTTAATCTCGGCCCTGCAGATTGCGGCCACGAAAATAAATGGTAAAAGCGCGGTGCCAGAAGTGTGCATCTACTTCCATAACCTGCTGCTGCGTGGCAACAGGGCCAAAAAAGTAGAAAGCAGCCAGTATAACGCTTTTAAGTCAGAAAATTACCCGCCGCTGGCAAAGGCAGGAGTGAATATAGACTACTTCTGGAGCGCCGTCGGAAAGCATACGGATTACCCGTTCCGCGTCCACTACCAATTCGATGATAGGGTGGCCATCCTGAAGCTTTTCCCCGGCATTACACCCTCCATGGTGAGAAGTATAGTCGAGGCACCGGAAATAAGAGGCCTGGTGCTGGAAACTTTTGGTGCAGGAAACGCTCCGACAGCGCCCTGGCTTCTTGAATTATTGGGCGGTGCTATCCGGCGCGATGTGCTGATCCTGAATGTGTCGCAGTGCGATGAGGGCCGTGTGCGCCAGGGGAACTACGAAACCAGCCGCTACCTGCTGGAACTGGGCGTGATTGGCGGGGCAGACATCACCACAGAGGCTGCCATCACGAAGCTGATGTATGTGCTGGGGCAGGGCCTGCCGTATCAGGAAAGCGTTTTGCTGCTGGAACAGAACCTGCGCGGTGAAATAACCATAGAAGTATAA